One Salvia splendens isolate huo1 chromosome 1, SspV2, whole genome shotgun sequence genomic window, CCACTGCGAGTAATGTTGAAATTGAAAGAGGACTCTCTATATCTAACCGGACAAAGTCACTTGATTCCTCAATATCTAATGAGAAAAGCTGTATAAATGAATCTAATGGAGAGGTTTCTCATTCTTCGTTAGAAACTTTCAGCTTCAGAGCTGGAAAGATCTTTTTGGGCAATGGAGAGTCTTATTCTGGATTCCTGCATGGCAATGTGCCGGAGGGGGCAGGGGATTATGTCTGGTCAGATGGTTGTAAATATGAGGGTGAGTGGAGAAGTGGGATGAGGCATGGGCATGGAAAACTTCAATGGCCATCTGGTGCCATCTACGAAGGTGAGTTTTCAGGTGGTTATATGCATGGTAATGGAACGTATACTAGACCTGACAAAATGACCTACAAGGGTCGGTGGCGGTTGAATTTAAAGCATGGTTTGGGGTATCAAGATTTCCCAAACCGAGATGTGTTTGAAGGATCATGGATCCAGGGTTCCCCTGAAGGACCTGGGAAGTACACTTGGGCCAACAGAAATGTGTATTCAGGAAATATGAAAGGGGGCAAAATGTCCAGTAAGGGAACTCTCACTTGGATTAATGGTGATTCATATGAAGGCAACTGGTTGAATGGTATGATGCATGGGTTTGGAGTATACACATGGGTTGATGGCGGTTGCTATGTTGGAACTTGGACACGGGGGCTGAAGGATGGGAAAGGTACATTTTATCCAAATGGAAGGAAGCTTCCAGCTAGTCAGCAGTTGTATCTCAATGCTTTGAGAAAAAAAGGACTGCTACCTGACCATAGAAAGCAGAATCAGGTTTCCCATATTCAACATGAAACGGCAACAGATGTGGGAGATGCTAAGGTTGGTTCGAACCGAGCTTCAGTTGAGAATGCATCTGATAAACTCTCCAAGGGAGGCCTACTACATCTGGAACAATCTCACACCTCAAATGTGTCCCTTGAAAGGCGTTGGAGCCTTGAGGTTTCCATTGAGAAAGTTTTAGGGCATGTGAGGTCATCGAGTGTCTCTGATAGCATTCTGggaggtgaagaagatgaagactTAACTTCTCCAATACTGGAAAGAGAATACATGCAAGGGGTACTGATCACTGAAATCGTATTAAACAACCGCTTTTCACCAACCTCAAGAAGAGCAAATAGGCGGCAAAAGAAACTTGCAAGAGATATAAAGAGGCCAGGCGAACAAATTATCAAAGGCCATAGGAGTTATGATTTGATGTTAAGTTTGCAGCTCGGAATTAGGTAAGAATATATATTAACAGGAATAACATATACAGTATGTCATACCAAATGGCTTTTATAGcaatttttatttcctaaagaTCATCCAAAGTTGCATCTGATAGGAGAACTGATTTTTCAGATTTCATTTGTTGAGCATAACTGATTTCTGATAGTGTACCTCAGATACAACTATCATTTATTTCTCCATACTATGCCTGATATTTCACTATCTTCTTGACCTGTTTCATAAATCAATACTTAAGAGCTTTCATAATATGATCAGATATACTGTGGGTAAAATTACCCCCATACAAAGGCGAGAAGTCAGGACTACTGATTTCGGTCCTCGTGCCAGCTTTTGGATGAATTTTCCTAAAGAAGGCTCACAGTTGACACCTTCGCATCAGTCTGAGGATTTCAAGTGGAAAGATTATTGCCCTATGGTTTTCAGGTTTGTCATGGAGCATCACATCCTTTTCATTTTATCAGCTGTTGGATGCCAATTTTCATGTTATGGATACTTGTGAGATTAGTGAAGTCTTCTAATTTTACGTTTTGTCATTTCATGCCTCTGTTTCACATCTTTGTGCCCTCATGTGGTTTCTTATcatttatagtactccctctgtccctaaagagtatgcactatttcctttttcgtccgtccccaaagagtatgaactttcaattttggaaactatcttctctctaatgaggtgggacccattctccaataacaatactcaaaaaactttctctatctatactctcttactttaccaataatgcattaaaatccgtgccgaaccctaagttcatactctttggggacggagggagtagtatataaatgGATTTATGTGTCGCTTTAACTGAAACAATTAATAGGGTCTCCTACTGGCTTACTGTTAGTTTTCTCCTTTTACTTTGGTTTTGTTCCCATCAATGTTCTCCATTTCCTTTACAGGAAcctgagagagttgtttggaaTTGATGCTGCTGACTACATGATGTCAATCTGTGGAAATGATGCCCTAAGAGAACTTTCATCTCCGGGAAAGAGTGGCAGCGTTTTTTTCCTGTCTCAAGATGATCGTTTTATGATCAAAACACTGCGGAAGTCTGAAGTTAAGGTTCAATATCTGATCTGAAAACCTCTTACTGTCTTGCTTTGAATTTCTTTATACCTAGCTTATATTGCATTGTCTGAATGTTACGAACTGCATTTCCCATTTTCGTTATTACTATTTTGTTTGGTTCCAAAGAGGCTGATTGGTGGGCTGAAAACTAAGCTTCATTAAATTATTTGCTTATCAAAATGTTTCTATATTCACATAACTTGTGCCTGCAAGacttcaataaataaaattaagaacAAAAATATTTAGGTATTCAGTCTGATTTATTTGCTTGAGGCACACACGTACATAACGGGTTTGTTGAAGTATTCTAATCATTAAATCAGGCTTAATATAATATACGAGTATCATGAAAGGTTTGGGGGTTGCACTTGATTGAGACCACTGCAGCCCCATAGTAGATACGCCCGAGGGTAGAGAGATGTGTGAGAACTCATTCACAGGATAGGATGACTTCATTCAACTGAAAGGCTGCTTTTAGACTATAATATTACCCTGGTAGATAATTGAAGCAATTAAAATAAGGATGGAAGATATAAATAAAACTATTCAATAAAGAAATGTAGAAGTGGGAATGCTAGATACATCTACAAGGAAATTCTGGAGCTAAAAAAATGGAGACGAGTgaagaaattttgaaatttataagCTTTTAAATTAGCTCGTATGTTGTGTGTGATCATATTAAAGCATATTGTAATATTCTGCTAGAGCTATTATGAATTTATGGCCAATGATCTCACTTGCAGGTTCTGCTGAGGATGCTTCCAAACTATCATGATCATGTGCGCAGATATGATAATACCCTCATAACAAAGTTTTTTGGTCTTCACAGGATTAAACCTTCTAGTGGTCAAAAGGTAAGGGAGATTATGACAAATTTCTTTGTGCGACTGATATCCCATCAtgacatctttttcttttctaataACAAATTCCTGTATGATTATACTCAGAATAACTCAGATTTTTCCAAGCTTAACAGATGATCCAATAACCTCACTCAATAATGAAACctctaatatttatataaaaacagAAGAAATACACCTACAATGGAAATGACCTCCTCTACTTATTGATAGTACTGTTGAAATCACTATTTCTGCTTCACTTGGGGTTACAGTTAAATATCGTGCTCGGTTATTCCCATAGAAACTACAGATGCAATGATGGATCCCCTCCTCTACTTATTGATAGTACCGTTGAAATCACTATTTCTGCTTCACTTGGGTTACAGTTAAATATTGTGCTCGGTTATTCCCATAAAAACTACAGATGCAATGATGGATCCAAAATGTTTGTATAGATCACCAATAGATTTTGTCTTTAATTCTCCAATTCAGGGATAACATGTGTTTATGATATCAATGACATTCTGTTTAAAACGGGAAAGGTGAGATAATTTGGGCCTCTCTTCTGTTTATGTCTTCAAGGTCTTATCCCCAATTcatatgtattatgtataacTGTTGGTGAATTGATGACCCAGTAACTACTGGCCTCTTACACGTTGTGGTTGAACTATAAGCACCAGTGTTTAAATCTATTCTTCTGCAACACTTTCTTCAGGCAATTATGTCTGTGTTGGTTTTGCTTAATGAACTTGCTTTACTCTCTCATTGTTATGCCAAACCTCCTTACCGATATGCAGTTTCGCTTTGTTGTAATGGGGAATATGTTCTGCACGGAGTTACGAATCCATCGGAGATTTGATCTTAAAGGTTCTTCATTGGGGCGATCTGCTGACAAAGTTGAAATTGATGAGAATACTATACTTAAAGATCTGGATTTGAACTACTCCTTCTATTTGGAACCAACTTGGCGAGATGCACTTCTAGAGTAAGTGGGAATTTATCCTTTTTCTTGGTTTTTCTCTATTTCCATGCTATGACCATCCCTCACTTATTAATAACATTCATAGTTTCTAGCCTTCTTTTGTTATTATAGAACTCCATCTTTGATATCTGTAGATATGGATATTCAACTTTTCTTCAAAATGCCATCTCCAAGATTTTACCATTTTAGGTCCTAGTGATTTGGCTTATCATTGTTTtccaataaaatattttttcccaGAAAATTAATACGCACCATCCAATCAAATTTTGATCCCAAATCCAACTTTATTGGCTATTTATTGTATTCAGTGTAACAGAGACTAATTCTCAACTGTTTAGAGATTCAAAGACCTAAGTTTTGTTTAGACTCGGCATGTTGCTTGTATttggtgtgtttttttaatggtcagttttgttctttttctATGTGATAATAGAGTGAACTTACCTAGCTTACTTGATAACACAGTAGCTCTGCTCTTTGGTTCATCTACATGCAGGCAGATCAAAATAGACAGCAAATTCTTGGAATCAGAGGACATAATGGATTACAGCTTGTTACTCGGAGTTCATTATCGAGCACCACAACATCTACGCTCTCTAATGTCTTATAGCCAGCGCATCTCTGTGGATGCATTGGGGATCGTCGCTGAAGATGGTAAGTTCGGCATGTTCAACCAATCATTAGATCTGGAGTGTATTGAACTTTTGTATATCTTCAAATGGACAGTGGCATTAGTATCTGATTTTCCGCTTCTCGCTATGAGTAAAATTCATGTAGGAAACTGCCTTGCATAGGACACAGCATGCCAATATTCTAATATCCATGCCAAAAGCATAATACGTATTCGACTTCTAACTTTCCAAGTTTCTGATGATGTTCTCCCTTTTGATGCTGATTAAAACCATAAGAGTCCATGGAGGATGAAATATCACCACAAGGCCTTGTTTTGGTCCCACGCAGTTCTGACGACAGTAGTGTGGTTACGGGACCACATATTAGAGGCAGCCGACTGCGTGCGGCATCCTCAACTGGGGATGAGGAAGTAGATCTTCTCCTCCCGGGAACAGCAAGGTAATACCATGTAACTCGAACGTTTTAGTATTTTATTCTTCACTAattgttttaaatttgaaaGCTTATTAGTACTAGGTTAGATCTCTTTAGTAGAGGCAATTCATTAAGGTCATGAGTATAGAGATGTTAGTTTCACTATCTCAATGAGGTGGGAAGGCTATACATGTGAGGTTCCTCTAGCATGAAATGATAATTCATATCGCACTTTTCCAGATTTTACTTAACATCATGTTAAACAATCACTGAGTTAGAGGGATTGTGTGAGATATCTTCTCTGTTCAAAGCTGTCATACCACGGAAGTCTGTGTCTAACTTTGGATGTTAGAACTATAGTCTTTAACATTGAAACCACAATAACAACAAGATATGCAAGCCTTATACTTGTAAAAACGACTGGACCAACATTTTTCCATGCAGCATATCTCTGTCGTACTAAGATTTTTTTAACAGGCTCCAGATCCAACTTGGGGTGAATATGCCAGCAAGAGCCGAGAAACTTCATGGGGATGATGCTAGGGAAACGTTTCAGGAGGTTTATGACGTGGTCTTATATTTGGGCATTATCGATATCCTGCAAGAGTACAATATAACTAAAAAGATAGAACATGCCTACAAATCCGTGCAATTTGATTCGGTGAAGATCTCTGCTGTTGACCCGAAATTCTACTCAGAACGCTTTCTGGAATTCATCCAAAAGGTGTTTCCATCAAATGGTGTCCCAGGATAGAACAGCAGAGTGATCTCATTGTCATTTTGGCTAATGAAAACAGCCAGATTTTCCAACGATAAAAAAGCTTCAGTGGAATCCATTTTGCTGGCTGAATATTTGTGGATCTTGTGCTATTTGTATGTAATAGGTTGAGCAGAGCTGATCGACTCTGTTCTGAGACCATGCATAAACTCTGTAATTTTGTTATGTATTCAACGAATTTCCTTAGTAAATAAACACTTAGATTtaatttgtcaaatttcaacAATCCAAGCTACTTGGCACTGGATGTACATATAATTTGTTAGCACTGAGAAACTATGGATGTATCATATAATTTGATAGCACTTAGACACTATGGCTGTTAATTTTACCTTTCCACGCATGCATTGCGTTTAAATTTTTCCCGCTTAAAAAAACAAGTCACTTGAGAATTCTACATTTTGCATAACAAGGCCCCTCGTTTGATTGAAGATATTAGATACTACTCCATATCAAATGCAGACACGCTTTTGAGTTGTCGAAGTATTAAATGCAACGAGTAGTAAAAGCAATCTCAATGACGGCATGCAAGCCAAATGTGGACAATAAGGTTGCATCAAAATGAGGAATTCGTTAACAGTTGAAGGCcacaatttcatttttcaacaagGCAAATCAGCATATAATGAGGCTATAAAGTCTTCTACTGATACAACATGGACTACATCTAATCCTCACAGCAAAGTTTCTTACAAAAAATGCTTCAAAGAAGCAGAACTCAAACTGCAATCACACTCACAACAGAAAACGATTCCTTTAATTCAATCTCTATTGCCCCCACTCCACGCTAGTATTGCATGATTTGCATCCAAGATGATCGCTGACCACCATAGTAGGTTTCTGTTGTATAAATGAAGCAACCTTATACCAGAAGATTTCTATCATATAACATCCATCACACAGAATGTGTTGCAGATTTGAGGGTTCAACCCATTTTAGGTGGAGGGGGTTGGTACATTCCAGGACCCTGCATTTGCTGCCCAGGGTAACCTTGAGGGGGTGGCATAGGAGGCCTTCCCATTTGTGCACCGGGGGTAAAATTTGCCATATGACCACTGCCAACAGGGGGAGGAGGTGGGGCGGGCAGATTTCCACCAGGAGGCATAGGCCTTGGCCCATTGGTTAGAGGAGGAGGTGGTAAGGATCCAGGCATTGGAGGCCTAGGAGGATTACCACTTGGTGGTGCTGGAGGGGGTCCTTGTGGAGGAGGTGGCGGTGGCAAAGTCCCATTAGCTGCAGGAGGAGGTTGAGGCTTATTTGCCTCTGGTGGTTTCGTCTTAAAGTACAACTGCAACTGCACATTCACACATTCCACAAAGAAAACATGATTAAGGTATAAGATTCTCAAGTGTAAGATACCAGTGATGTGCAGCCTTCGTCAGTTAACCTAGGACCAAGCTAGGTCACTAGGTGTGTAGTATCATTTATACCATGATATGTACACTTTTAAAAGAAGTGGTGCATACCGTGAACATCTTTGAGTCTGGATCCCAGTGGGAGAAGAATTTGGGAGTTGACTTATCAATCTCTATACTCGGAACCTAAAAGATAAAAATCAAGGGATGAGCTTACCAAAATAAGTAGTAATTGACTATATGCATATATGCTGCATTTAGAGTGGGAATGGATTATTACCTTGAAAGCTATAATTTCATATGGTTCAGCAGCAAACAACAGGTATTGATATCTTTTATCGAACGGCTGAACTTTCTGCAATTTTATCCAGAGCAGGGTGAATATAAATGGAAATGCATTGATAAAAAGAATTTGAGCAACAAGAGAATCAGTACAAGTAACTGGCACTCAATATCTGATGTATAAGGCTAGCTGCAGCGAAAGAAGGTACCTGCTCAAAGGATGACATAAACCGATGTCTTGGCTTTGTATTGTCCTCAATCTCAGGATA contains:
- the LOC121748146 gene encoding phosphatidylinositol 4-phosphate 5-kinase 9-like, whose amino-acid sequence is MSGPVATASNVEIERGLSISNRTKSLDSSISNEKSCINESNGEVSHSSLETFSFRAGKIFLGNGESYSGFLHGNVPEGAGDYVWSDGCKYEGEWRSGMRHGHGKLQWPSGAIYEGEFSGGYMHGNGTYTRPDKMTYKGRWRLNLKHGLGYQDFPNRDVFEGSWIQGSPEGPGKYTWANRNVYSGNMKGGKMSSKGTLTWINGDSYEGNWLNGMMHGFGVYTWVDGGCYVGTWTRGLKDGKGTFYPNGRKLPASQQLYLNALRKKGLLPDHRKQNQVSHIQHETATDVGDAKVGSNRASVENASDKLSKGGLLHLEQSHTSNVSLERRWSLEVSIEKVLGHVRSSSVSDSILGGEEDEDLTSPILEREYMQGVLITEIVLNNRFSPTSRRANRRQKKLARDIKRPGEQIIKGHRSYDLMLSLQLGIRYTVGKITPIQRREVRTTDFGPRASFWMNFPKEGSQLTPSHQSEDFKWKDYCPMVFRNLRELFGIDAADYMMSICGNDALRELSSPGKSGSVFFLSQDDRFMIKTLRKSEVKVLLRMLPNYHDHVRRYDNTLITKFFGLHRIKPSSGQKFRFVVMGNMFCTELRIHRRFDLKGSSLGRSADKVEIDENTILKDLDLNYSFYLEPTWRDALLEQIKIDSKFLESEDIMDYSLLLGVHYRAPQHLRSLMSYSQRISVDALGIVAEDESMEDEISPQGLVLVPRSSDDSSVVTGPHIRGSRLRAASSTGDEEVDLLLPGTARLQIQLGVNMPARAEKLHGDDARETFQEVYDVVLYLGIIDILQEYNITKKIEHAYKSVQFDSVKISAVDPKFYSERFLEFIQKVFPSNGVPG
- the LOC121798869 gene encoding splicing factor 3A subunit 2-like, whose product is MDREWGSKPGSGGAATAQNEAIDRRERLRRLALETIDLAKDPYFMRNHLGSYECKLCLTLHNNEGNYLAHTQGKRHQTNLAKRAAREAKEAPAQPQPHKRKVNLKKVVKIGRPGYRVTKQFDPETKQRSLLFQIEYPEIEDNTKPRHRFMSSFEQKVQPFDKRYQYLLFAAEPYEIIAFKVPSIEIDKSTPKFFSHWDPDSKMFTLQLYFKTKPPEANKPQPPPAANGTLPPPPPPQGPPPAPPSGNPPRPPMPGSLPPPPLTNGPRPMPPGGNLPAPPPPPVGSGHMANFTPGAQMGRPPMPPPQGYPGQQMQGPGMYQPPPPKMG